The sequence GCTTCAATATTGCATAGATTAAAATAGCGAGTTTATTGGCAGTTTTCCGGCGCGAAAACATAGAAATAACAGGAACCAGAAAAACGAGGTTTTTTTACTCTATGAACATATTGTTTTTATGCAAAGTATCAGAAACAGATTTACTGATAGAATCTCCGCTAATTTTATGCTGTATTGCAGCATCTACTGCTAGTTTTGTGAAAAACATGCCTAAGCTTCCTGCTGATCCACCTTCACTCGTATCATAAGCTAACGTAGGAAGCTTCCTTGAATAACAACCTGAAGTTACTTCATCCATGAAAAATATACCAATTTCACTACTTCTAAGAACTGACAACCCTTTAAGGTAAGTTGAGATATCTTTGCTATAATCCATTTTATTCATATATATAACAGCATCCTCTGGCCCAGAACCAATAGTAATGGGGGGCATTAACTTAGCATGAGATACTCCATCTTTCTGTTCAAGGACAAATTTTGTTAAAGCTTGGAATACCTCAAAATAGCATTCCGGTTTGATTTTCAATGATAGCCTTCCTTCTTGGGTATTAGATATCCCATCTTCTAGCCTTGTTAATACGAGAGAGTGTTCAGGAGCAACACATTTATAAAGGCTATTGTTTGTTAGGGCAGTATCTAGGTACTGAATCTCAACACTAAGTTTATTAGGAACTCTATTGACTATATCTTTCAACAAACCGTAATGTCTGTCTTGGTCAACACTCTTAACATCTTCATCTACAGCTTCTCTATATTGCTGATAAGCCCAAGCTTGTAATCGGTACAAAAGCCCTTTACCTCTGCGAGACTCAAAATCCATATTCTTAACACTAGTTATCGATGGATGATCCATTAGTTCCTCGCAAAATAATTCCAAATCATCAGCTACTTGCTGAGACGTTTTAATTTTATTATTTGGTGTCTGAGAAGACTCTAAAGAGATGGACATATTGGGAAGAGAACTCACTCTTCGTATATTATTGCTCATAAAAGGTAATAGAGCACCTTGACGAGATGATGTGTGTGAATCTGTATTATTTTGACAGTAGCTAGTTGATGCTCTGCGAGCTTGCGTATTTTTCTGTTTGGTCAGTATTTTATACATCGTAACTGTTGCCTTTTTATACTATAAAAAATAACTAATGTGTCGTAAGTACGGTAAACTTGTGACAAAACGCAATGTATACATTACTAAAATTCAAGTTCCTTGTAAGCTTAAATTTACTGTATTTACTGCATCATTTCTCACTAGAACTTAGCAATAATATCTTTTACTGATAACAGTCTCAGCATGTCAGTCTGCGATAATTATTAGGATAAATAATGTGGTTTTTCCCGTTGTTTGGCAACACATTAACTTACTTGGAAATTTTGAGTTTCGCCAAACAGGTAATATTATTAGTATTCAGTATGTTGCAGATTCTTTTGGTGAGAAAAATCTTAGTGCTAAATTAACTGTTCCCTTGTTGTATAAAGGCTGTAGCCCATCATGAATACAAACCAGTGCTATGTGGAATTAACCCCAATTAGTGATATTTTACAAACATCTATTTTTGATTCGATTGCACATTATGTGCCTATATAGGGTAGTGTGCCAGAGAGTAGTGCAACGTTCATCCTTATCTACAGGTGGTACTGGAATTTCTTATCGTACGTTTTCGTTCCATTGGACTTAAAAGGTCATAACAACTTATGTCTATTATGCCTAATCCAATGACAGCCATTGGGATTGATATCAATCGATAGCTCATAAAAACGACCGTTTTTGTGAACTATCGTGTCTCTGTTCGCAACTGTCATTTTCAGAAGACTACTGCACCAGTTGACTGGCTGTAGCGCCTAGTGTGCAGACGCCTTTTGACTGTAAAAGGTCAGAAGTCATCTGCACCAACCTCAACTATGCTTAATACTCGAGTGCACCGAATCGAGGTCTGGGAATGGAGTCTGATACACCGCTAATCACCGAGCTAGGGGTAGCCACTTTGTCTGATAAGGCATCCTATGGACGACAAGATCTGGAGGAGTTACGCAAGATATTTGTCAGAAATGGGATCCCTTCGGAATTTCTGTCACATTATGTTCCTGATTCACCCTTTGCATACCTTAAATTAAATAACGGGTTAAGTGACAAATTTTGACAGCTAGGTCTTCCTCGCGCAGACTGTCACATAATCGAAGGTTTATGTGACAACAGGGTCATTCAGATGAATATCGGCTACGCAAGGATTTCTAAACAGGACGGCTCTCAGTCCACTCAATTACAAATTGACGCACTTACCGAGTTTGGTATAGACAGAGAGCACATTTATGAAGATCAGGCCTCCGGGAAAAAAGATGATCGTCCCGGTTTGCATGCTTGCCTTAAAGCATTGCGTGATGGTGACACACTCGTTATCTGGAAACTTGATCGTCTTGGGCGAAGTTTACGCCATCTTGTCAATACAGTTCAGGATCTGGATAACCGTGGTGTTGGCCTTAAAGTACTTACTGGGCAAGGAGCAACTATTGATACAACGACCCCTGCGGGCAAACTGGTGTTTGGGATTTTTGCCGCGTTATCAGAATTCGAGCGCGAGCTCATTTCAGAACGCACCATAGCAGGGCTTGTCTCAGCAAGATCCCGGGGAAGAAAAGGTGGCCGGCCTTTTAAGATGACCACAGCCAAAGTACGCCTTGCTATGGCGGCTATGGGTGAGCGAGAAACCAAGGTCGGTGAACTGTGTGAAGAACTGGGAATTACCCGACAAACCTTATACAGACATGTATCACCGAAAGGAGAGCTTAGAGAAGATGGTATTAAGTTACTAAATAAAAAATAACTCATAACCCCGTTGCTTGATAGGGTTATGAAGTGAAATCGACTTTTGACAAGTGTGCAGTCGTCTTCTGAAAATGACAAAGGTGTCCCTATTGGCGCTAAATCTTAAAATATACCTATTTAGCAGTTGGTTATGTTTTGAATATTAAAAATGTCATGGTAAAACTCATATAAAAACGTCAGCAACTAATTGTTATTTATCAGTAGTTTATCCATCATGAATTGTCGTTTTTTACCGCTTTTGTACTTAGACCCATTGTTGAGCTAATTATTCTGGCTAATTTACTCCTTGCTTAACTAAATAGATATAAGATATATTCGAAAAATATATCCACGTAACCAATTATAATTTAGGGGAATAATTATGATGGCATTGATATTTTGTTTGTTCTTAATCGCTATGGTTTTAGCGGTACAGGGCAAACGTAACTTGGCATTCTATGGCTTTGGTGTCTCTCTTGCGGTGAGTCTCTACTGGTTCTCACACCATGCAACCGACACTCTCGCAATTTTACTATAGGACGCTCAAGATGACTGAATCATTATCGCGACAACTCAATGCACTTGGCGCTATCGCCATCTCTTTGGTACTGGCATTCGCTTTCTACTCTCAATTTGCCGCTGGTGAGCTTCCCTGCCCCTTGTGCCTATTGCAAAGGGTTGGTTTCGTTGCCGTCATGTTTGGCCTGCTTTGTAATGTTATTTATGGTCCAAGGACCTCGCATTACGGCATTATGCTATTCGGCGCACTATTTGGTGCAGCGGTAGCCCTTAGACAAGTTGCATTACACGTGATCCCTGGGACGCCTTTTTATGGCGACCCATTCCTGTCATACCATTTTTACACCTGGGCCTTTATCACGTTCTCGGTGATCGTATTGGGCACAGGTGTCATGCTGTCATTTACCTCTCAGTATCAAGAGGTAAAGTATCAAAGCCTGTCTAAAATGCCGCTACTGAGTAAAGTCGCTGTTGGCGCAGTGCTTTTGGTCACCCTGATGAACGTACTCAGTACTTTCGCTGAATGTGGTCCATTCGAGTGCCCTGCCGATCCTGTTCAGTACTGGTTATTCAGCTAGACACTTGATAACGATAAACGGACACGGCCTCGGCTCTGTCCGTTTTTTTATGCCTTCAATCGACTCATGGTTCATTCTCTTCAGTCCCTCTAATCACTCAGCCTTTATACGCTCAGTGAACCTTGATCTGCCCGCTATTTATCTTCCACATAATCTTGCTTAAGGCTTTCCTCTTGTTCCCTCGACCAGTATCCCGCTAACAGTGAGCCAGATAAATTATGCCAGATAGAGAATATCGCAGCAGGCAGCGCCGATGCGGGACTGAAAAACTTAATAGATAACGCAGTGGCCAAACCTGAGTTTTGCAGGCCGACCTCGATAGAGATAGTTTTACAAACTGTATGACTAAAGCCTAATAGTCGGCAACAGCTATAGCCCAATACAAGGCCTATAGCGTTGTGCAAGAACACAGCAACAAAAATGATAGGCCCTATCTTGTCGAACTGACCCGCGTTCAAGGCCACGATAATGGTGATTGCCATCACAATGGCCAGAATTGACACTAGAGGCAAAGCTGGCGTTATCTTACTGACTTGAGAGTTAAAGAGGTGATTAATCATCACTCCGACGGCGACCGGCATTAACACGATTTTGACTAAGCTTACCAGCATTGCCGACATTGGAATATCTATCATCTGACCTAGAAGGAGCTCGATAATCAAGGGGGTGAGTAACACGCCTGCCAAGGTTGACAGTGCTGTCATGGTAATAGATAGGGCCACATCACCTTTTGCCAGATAACAGACCACATTTGAGGCTGTTCCCCCCGCGACGCTGCCCACCAGCACCATACCGATAACCATGTCATGCTCTAGTCCCAAAGCTAAACTAATTAAAAGTGCACTGATTGGCATAATACTAAATTGTAAAATCAGTCCCACCAGCACGGCACGCTTCTGCTTTAAGGCTCTCGAAAAATCATCCAAGCTAAGAGTTAACCCCATCGAGAGCATGATAATGATCAGCAAAGGCACGATTAAGAACTTAAGCTCGGTAAACCACTGGGGCATAAAATAAGCCGTTGTAGCACCGAGCAGTGCAAATATAGGGAACAAGCGATTGATCTTTTCTAGCATGGAGCCTCTTTAAACATATTTAATAGGATTGGTATAACACAATCAATTGGCATATTAACATACCAAGCTTTATCACTATTTGAACTAACAGTTTGTGTTCACCTTAGTTAGGCTCGCTATTCGCTTGCATATAATACTCAAACTCATCTTCGCCGGTAATGAGAACAAACAGCAGAAGATCAAGGCGCAAATATATCATAGAAAACCCCTCTGTCAGGATGATATAACCGAATTAATTCCATATCATCACCACAAAATGTACAAACCAATGGATTCCTACCTGCAACCTCTCTAAAAAAATCACAATATTTCAATCGACTAACGTAGCTAATCATACCATCAACTAAATCTCCAACTGCCATAGCAATAATTTCATACCATTTCTTAAAGCTCGCTGTCGCTTGTAACCCATAATAACGAATTCGCTGGAATCCTTTAGGCAGGATATGTTGCACCATGCGCCCAATAAACACCTCAGCTTCTACCCGCTCATATTCTCGTTGCTTACTTTTATGTGATTGATAATAATAACTAACATATCCATCAGAAACACAGGATATCCTCGATACGCCTATTGGTGGGGAAGCTAAGTACTTAATCAGATATTTGAGTAACCCTCGATAATGCTTCGTTGGAACTTTTTTACCATTTCCGGGATGTGCATAGAATCCATCAGGATGTTTAACCCACAGAGCCTTAATTATACCGTTTAAGTCTCCGATACGAGCCGCCATGAAGTGAAGTAAATGCGCTTGCCACTTCAGCCGTAAGCGGCCTAAAGGTAAGTAACTTATTGGAAGCCATTGATTGGTCTCTGGATTCAACCCTCCTTCTCCTAATAAGATATGAAGATGGGGGTTATAGCTCCCATTCCGTCCATGAGTATGAATAAACACGATACTGGCTATTTTAAGCGTATTACAGAGAAGTAAATCCTGAATGAGCGCCTCTAAGCACGCATGGCCCACACTCATTAACTCTGAATACAATGCCCCTTGTTGTGGATGATTATAGAAAATATTCCTGAATTCACAGGGTAAAGTTAACACTACCTGTCTGTAGTTGACTCCAGGTAATAACCGGCTGGCTATTTTTTCCATACTTTCACGTGAATAGCGCTTACCGCACTGCGGGCAGGCTTTGCCTTTGCAGCTAAAGTTCACTGTATGCTCACCTTTACCACATGATAAACACTGAAAGGTAGCAAAACCCAATGCTTCACTCCCACAATCCATCATCTTTTTAATTTCTGAATGATAATACGGTTTATTGTATCTGGGGTGTTTAATTGTAAAGCTTATCCAATGGGTAACAAAAACGGACTTAAACCGCAACAACTTGTTTTTAATTCCCTTAAAACTCATACCACTACACTGAATAATCTCATTATTTGGTCTGTAGATTAATATCTATAGCCACAAAAGACTAGAAAAAGCTTAAACCGAGCTACACCAAGCCTTCCAAGAGCTATTTCCTAGGTAGAACAAGTTAAGCAGGCACTGCACGCTTTGTCTGCAGCAACAATCACTGAAGCTGGCTGTTTGAAATTTGAAGTACTGCAACATCAAGACAATCCGTCTCGATTTACCCTATGGGAACATTGGATAAACAGTGATGCACTCAGCGCACACTTTGAAGCCGAGCATACACTGGCTTATCTCGCGCGTAACTTGACTAAAGTGACCTATATCGAAAAATTAACCAGTGTCACTTACAAGGGGGAATGATGAAACAACCCATGATATTTTCGCTATTAATGTCCTTTGTATTGTCCCTGCTGATGACGCTTTGGATAACATGGATCAACTTAGGGCTACCGGCTAATTTTCTCTGGTTATGGGCCAAGGCCTTCATGCTGGCATGGCCCGCAGCCGCATGCATCTCCTTCCTGTTTGCGCCTAAGGTGCATCAGTTAACTGAAAAGATAGTCAGTAAATGGCTGTAAATACAGAATCGAGTATCTGTATATCCAGCATAAAAAGGAATTTATATGAATGTTCAACGGATCAATTATGCCGAGCTTGGCAAAATTGCGGGGCCTTACGTTCACGCCAGCATTCACAGACATACTCTGTACACATCTGGCCTTACTGCGTTTGGTACTCAGGCTCAATCGAGTAATATCGATGAACAGACCAGAGCCATATTCTCTCAGCTGAGTCTAATCGCGACTCAGCAAAACATCACACTCGAGTCATTGGTTAAAGTCACCCTGTTTGTGACAGACTTAACCGATATCGTCCCTTTACGGCAGACCTTGTTCGATATCTATGGAGATAACTTACCCGCAAGCTCACTAATCAAGGTCGATGCCCTCTTCTGCGGCGACTTAAAAATAGAGATAGAAGCCATACTGGGACTCTAATTTAAGAGTCACTAAAAATGAAGGGAGCTATCTGAATCACTAATATTACAGCCTGAATCCCTCTATCTGCGCCGCAAGCTTCTTGGCATCTGCAGCCAGATTGAGACAGATCTCAGATGCGCCTTGCGCAGAAGCAAGCGCATCATCAGCACCTTGTCCTATCGCGAGTGTCTTGCTGTCTATTTGTGTTGTCGCTGAACGCTGTTCGGCGACGGCATGTGCAATTTCTTGAGTAACGCCAACAATTTCCTGCATGTTGGTAGTCAATTGCTCGATACTCGCGCTAACTTCCTTGGCCTGTGACACTCCTATATCAGCTTGCCTGGTGCCTGAGTCCATAGCGCTTACCGCTTGCTTCACACCGACTTGGACTTGTTCAATCATAGATTGGATCTCCTGAGTCGATGCTTGGGTACGACTGGCTAAAGTGCGTACTTCATCAGCCACGACAGCAAAGCCTCTACCCTGCTCACCGGCTCTTGCCGCTTCAATTGCAGCGTTCAATGCCAATAGGTTGGTTTGATCGGCAATGCCACGGATCACATCGACTACGTTACCGATTTCACTGGTATGAATCGCTAGCTGATTGATCACTTCAGATCCAGTTGTCACCTCTTGAGCGATCAAATCTATACCTTGTACGGTTTCGGTGATGACGGTTTGCCCTTGTGTAACGGCTTCCTGAGCATTGGAAGTAATACTCGTCGCCTCTCCCATGCTAGCTTCGACACTATTTACCGAGACCAGCACCTGTCCAATGGCGCTGGCAATATGATGTGTCTCTTGCTGCTGCGCCGCTAACGTAGTTTCCACGCTCTGGGTCACCTCCAGCATGGTGCCACTGGCCAGCACCACCTGATTACTCAAGGTTTGAACTTCGATTATCAGGGTTCTGATGCTGCCTAACATCAGGTTGAAGGCGCTGGCTATTTTAGAAAATTCATCTCCGCCTGCTTCTGTGCCGGCCCCGTCGTTAGAGCTTGAAGGCTTCCCATGACTCAGGTTGACATCCTGACTCAGATCCCCTTGAGATACACGGTTAGCAATAAGCTCAATTTCATGTACATTCGTTGCGATTGCTTTATAGATAACAATCAATGAATACAAGCTCCCCACAACGACGGCTGTGACCATCAATATTAACCAAAACATGGTGAGCGTTTTGTCACTTTCACGAGCCATCAGTGAATCTAACATGACTCGATGTGTCTGCTCCCTCACAAGTTCTAATTGCTGAGTTAACCCCTCTGCTTGTTGAGTCAATGCCTGAAGACTAACCTTTAAATTATCTGGGGTGATCAAGTCTGTGTTTACTCGCTTGATAAATTGCTTAATAGATTGATGCATGGCTTGAATATCGGAAATCAGTGCCTCTGTTGCATCATCCTTTTCTCGCTCATTGAGTCTTGAAAGTGTCTTTTCACTGCCTTGCAATAGGCGTTGTTGATCAAATCCTCGCTATAGATGCAGCTACTCCAAGGGTTTGAGCTAACTAGGCAGCCTCTTTCCTAACTGGCATTCCTAGTCTTATGACTTTGTTCATTGCCTTTACACCTGCCAGCGCTTCACCTACTTGAGCATTATAATCTCGTAGGCTAAGTTTCGGACTAATTAGTTGCTTATATCGGTACATTGCTGTTTCAGATAGTGACCGTAAGTGATAGTCATTTTCCTTCTTCCATTGCGCTAACTCATTATTTTTGAGGGCTCTCACTGCCTCGTTTCGAGGATGCCCATCCTCCCAAAACCCAGCACTGCTTCTTGGTGGGATAGTGGGTTTGCAACCTTTACGCTGAAGTAGTTTGTGACACGCTTTGGTGTCGTATGCTCCATCAGCAGAAACTTGTTTAATCTGTCTTCTTAACGGCTTGATTAATGTGGGTAACACTTCATTATCAGCAACGTTAACCAGAGTGACTTCTGCTGCTACGACTTCATGCGTATTAGCATCTACTGCGAGGTGTAACTTACGCCAGGTACGACGCTTTTCTTTACCATGCTTTCGAGTCTTCCATTCTCCCTCGCCGTAAACTTTGAGGCCCGTTGAATCAATCACTACATGTGCCACAGAGCCACGACTCGGTGAGCGATATTTGATATTTACGGTCTTGGCACGTTTGCTAATGCAGCTATAGCTTGGTGAGGTTAGTGGCACATCCATAAGCTGGAAAACCGAGGTAGTGAAACCTTCTAGTGCTCTCAGTGATAAGTTGAATACACCTTTAACAACCAATGCAGTTTCAATAGCAACATCAGAGTAAATATACCCACGGCCACGGCGGCCGTGATGTTCAGAGCAACACCAAGAGCTAATGGCGTGCTCATCAATCCAAAAGGTCAAGGACCCTCGATTAATCAATGCCTTGTTGTACTGAGACCAATTGGTCATTTTACGCTTAGCTTTACCCATCTTGATGTTTCCAATAACCACATTGGAAGATCAGATCACATAAGCTGCAAAAGGTTCAATCGATTTAGGAAACAAGGCCCCTTGCAATAGCTCTGCTAGCCTATTGTTAAAAGCGACTAATTGAGTGTAGGACGCTTGAGTAAACCCTTGATTGATGAGAACTTGAGTAGACACGGCAACGACTCTGTCGCTAAAGTCACTGATACTCGAGAGACGTGACAGATAAAGCTCTGCTAAATAAAACCCACTCGGTTCATCATCTAATGACAAACCACTTTCTGCACCTATATCTTCTTTTAAATCTTGAACTCGATCGGAAAGTGCGTTGATCTGGTTGAGTAGGCTCTCTTTACCTTCTTGACTGACAGCAAACTTCTGGCTGAATGATAAGAGCTCTTGATTTATCAAGCGTACTGATTGAGGCGTGACTTCCCTATATAAATCAGCATGTCGCGATACTTGTTCTACCTGCTCGGTTAACGCACCGCCCAGCTGATTTATTGCAAGTTCTCCAGGTTGAATCAGGCTCAATCTCACCAAGCTGACTTGCTTATCGACACCCGATAGTTGCTCCACAAATGCCAAACCACTGAGTTCGTGTTTAACCGTGGTGATTTGCTGATACTGCAATTGAATTAAATAAGCAGCACCGAGAGACAGGGGTAATAAGGTGGCAAGGGCTAATATAGAAAACTTCTTTTTAAAGTTCAGTTTATTAGCTAAATTTATCCCGAAAGAGAAAAAGGAAGACATAGGGAGAATCCATTCTGATATTTACAATATATTTTAGACCAGCATAGAGAATGTTTTATTACAAAGATATAACAAGTTTACCCACTCAAATCTGATACCACGCAAAATGAATCACTCGCCACAAAGCTAAATATGTCTGCTTAAGCATGACAATACCTTTGAAATAAAATACCAACTAGCCCCTGACCGTACTCATGTAATGTTTTGGGGTTATCCCGAATTGTTTAGCAAAGCGTTGGGAAAAACGAGACTCTGATTGATAGCCACAGAGCAGGGCTAAGTCGACCTGTCGATAAGTTTGCTTCTGCATCAGACTCAGGCCGTGGAGCATACGCACTTCGGCCAACACCTCCCTAAATGACGTGTCCTCCAGTGTCAGGTGCCGGGTCAGTGTCGACTTACTCATGGAAAAAAGCTGACAAACTTGCTCAATGTGATGTTCGGCCCCAGGACTCTGGGCCAGATAACGGCTAAGTCTCTGGCGTAATGATTGCGAATCGCCGGGAAACAGCTTGCCCAAGCTGCCCGCTTCCATGAGTTGCTGATAGAAGCCATTAAGGTAGTAACTTTGTACCTGAGGGCTTAAATCTTGCCCCTGCATGGTCAATAATAGCTCTAAGGCAAAGCAGAGTTGACTATTCGCGCTTAATTTAGGCGATTGAGCCGAAGAAAATCCATGATACGCCGATGGCAGGGCCGCCCCTCTCATAGCAGCTTCCTTGTTTCCTCTGTGCTTGCTTTTTTTCCTCTTTCCATCGCTATAAAGTTCAATCTCATCCATCAACTCTTGACTTGGTGGCTGCAAAAAAGATATCTGTACCGAGCTGAACTGCTGATGGTGAGGCTCATTGATGAAGGTAAGCTGGCTATCAGCTGCTGCGATCAGCCAGTCCCCGTCACGAATATCCAATGACTCTTCATGCCAACTCATGAGTTTACGGCCTTGTTTGATAGCAAAAATACTCGGGCTATGCACAGGCACATTTCGCAGTGCCTGTGGTGCTATGCCCTGATAATGACTCACCAAAATTAATTTTGTCATCCATTCAGCCCTCTGAGTATTTTTTGCTGCCGTTATCAACAGCTAGGATAATTAGCGCACATAGGTGGCCGTCAACACTGCTTTCTCAATCACCATACTATTGAGGGTGTAACCTACCACTGCGGGTGAAATATCCGCAGGAAGATCTATCTTAGCTTTCGGTAATGCCCACACGGTGAACTGGTATCTGTGCATGCCATCGCCCTTGGGCGGGCATGCACCACCAAAGCCGGGTTTACCGAAATCAGTGCGAGTCTCCAACCCCGGAGAAACCTTACCCGATGCCCCTTGTGGCAAGCTGAGTGTGGATACTGGAATATTTAATACCGTCCAATGCCACCAGCCACTCTCCGTGGGCGCGTCAGGATCATAAGCCGTAATAGCGAAACTCTTAGTGCCGGGCG is a genomic window of Shewanella psychrophila containing:
- a CDS encoding recombinase family protein, coding for MNIGYARISKQDGSQSTQLQIDALTEFGIDREHIYEDQASGKKDDRPGLHACLKALRDGDTLVIWKLDRLGRSLRHLVNTVQDLDNRGVGLKVLTGQGATIDTTTPAGKLVFGIFAALSEFERELISERTIAGLVSARSRGRKGGRPFKMTTAKVRLAMAAMGERETKVGELCEELGITRQTLYRHVSPKGELREDGIKLLNKK
- a CDS encoding DUF5993 family protein codes for the protein MMALIFCLFLIAMVLAVQGKRNLAFYGFGVSLAVSLYWFSHHATDTLAILL
- a CDS encoding disulfide bond formation protein B, whose amino-acid sequence is MTESLSRQLNALGAIAISLVLAFAFYSQFAAGELPCPLCLLQRVGFVAVMFGLLCNVIYGPRTSHYGIMLFGALFGAAVALRQVALHVIPGTPFYGDPFLSYHFYTWAFITFSVIVLGTGVMLSFTSQYQEVKYQSLSKMPLLSKVAVGAVLLVTLMNVLSTFAECGPFECPADPVQYWLFS
- a CDS encoding bile acid:sodium symporter family protein codes for the protein MLEKINRLFPIFALLGATTAYFMPQWFTELKFLIVPLLIIIMLSMGLTLSLDDFSRALKQKRAVLVGLILQFSIMPISALLISLALGLEHDMVIGMVLVGSVAGGTASNVVCYLAKGDVALSITMTALSTLAGVLLTPLIIELLLGQMIDIPMSAMLVSLVKIVLMPVAVGVMINHLFNSQVSKITPALPLVSILAIVMAITIIVALNAGQFDKIGPIIFVAVFLHNAIGLVLGYSCCRLLGFSHTVCKTISIEVGLQNSGLATALSIKFFSPASALPAAIFSIWHNLSGSLLAGYWSREQEESLKQDYVEDK
- a CDS encoding IS91 family transposase; amino-acid sequence: MSFKGIKNKLLRFKSVFVTHWISFTIKHPRYNKPYYHSEIKKMMDCGSEALGFATFQCLSCGKGEHTVNFSCKGKACPQCGKRYSRESMEKIASRLLPGVNYRQVVLTLPCEFRNIFYNHPQQGALYSELMSVGHACLEALIQDLLLCNTLKIASIVFIHTHGRNGSYNPHLHILLGEGGLNPETNQWLPISYLPLGRLRLKWQAHLLHFMAARIGDLNGIIKALWVKHPDGFYAHPGNGKKVPTKHYRGLLKYLIKYLASPPIGVSRISCVSDGYVSYYYQSHKSKQREYERVEAEVFIGRMVQHILPKGFQRIRYYGLQATASFKKWYEIIAMAVGDLVDGMISYVSRLKYCDFFREVAGRNPLVCTFCGDDMELIRLYHPDRGVFYDIFAP
- a CDS encoding DUF2798 domain-containing protein — its product is MMKQPMIFSLLMSFVLSLLMTLWITWINLGLPANFLWLWAKAFMLAWPAAACISFLFAPKVHQLTEKIVSKWL
- a CDS encoding RidA family protein — its product is MNVQRINYAELGKIAGPYVHASIHRHTLYTSGLTAFGTQAQSSNIDEQTRAIFSQLSLIATQQNITLESLVKVTLFVTDLTDIVPLRQTLFDIYGDNLPASSLIKVDALFCGDLKIEIEAILGL
- a CDS encoding methyl-accepting chemotaxis protein; translation: MQGSEKTLSRLNEREKDDATEALISDIQAMHQSIKQFIKRVNTDLITPDNLKVSLQALTQQAEGLTQQLELVREQTHRVMLDSLMARESDKTLTMFWLILMVTAVVVGSLYSLIVIYKAIATNVHEIELIANRVSQGDLSQDVNLSHGKPSSSNDGAGTEAGGDEFSKIASAFNLMLGSIRTLIIEVQTLSNQVVLASGTMLEVTQSVETTLAAQQQETHHIASAIGQVLVSVNSVEASMGEATSITSNAQEAVTQGQTVITETVQGIDLIAQEVTTGSEVINQLAIHTSEIGNVVDVIRGIADQTNLLALNAAIEAARAGEQGRGFAVVADEVRTLASRTQASTQEIQSMIEQVQVGVKQAVSAMDSGTRQADIGVSQAKEVSASIEQLTTNMQEIVGVTQEIAHAVAEQRSATTQIDSKTLAIGQGADDALASAQGASEICLNLAADAKKLAAQIEGFRL
- a CDS encoding IS5 family transposase, which encodes MGKAKRKMTNWSQYNKALINRGSLTFWIDEHAISSWCCSEHHGRRGRGYIYSDVAIETALVVKGVFNLSLRALEGFTTSVFQLMDVPLTSPSYSCISKRAKTVNIKYRSPSRGSVAHVVIDSTGLKVYGEGEWKTRKHGKEKRRTWRKLHLAVDANTHEVVAAEVTLVNVADNEVLPTLIKPLRRQIKQVSADGAYDTKACHKLLQRKGCKPTIPPRSSAGFWEDGHPRNEAVRALKNNELAQWKKENDYHLRSLSETAMYRYKQLISPKLSLRDYNAQVGEALAGVKAMNKVIRLGMPVRKEAA
- a CDS encoding helix-turn-helix transcriptional regulator; this encodes MTKLILVSHYQGIAPQALRNVPVHSPSIFAIKQGRKLMSWHEESLDIRDGDWLIAAADSQLTFINEPHHQQFSSVQISFLQPPSQELMDEIELYSDGKRKKSKHRGNKEAAMRGAALPSAYHGFSSAQSPKLSANSQLCFALELLLTMQGQDLSPQVQSYYLNGFYQQLMEAGSLGKLFPGDSQSLRQRLSRYLAQSPGAEHHIEQVCQLFSMSKSTLTRHLTLEDTSFREVLAEVRMLHGLSLMQKQTYRQVDLALLCGYQSESRFSQRFAKQFGITPKHYMSTVRG
- a CDS encoding YbhB/YbcL family Raf kinase inhibitor-like protein — translated: MKVIKLLPIMAAFIGISASAMEISSQDIKEGQLMGKTFEFSGMGCNGSNLSPQLSWTKVPPGTKSFAITAYDPDAPTESGWWHWTVLNIPVSTLSLPQGASGKVSPGLETRTDFGKPGFGGACPPKGDGMHRYQFTVWALPKAKIDLPADISPAVVGYTLNSMVIEKAVLTATYVR